CGTGAACTCCAAGAGCAAGATGGCCAAGCAATGCGGCTTCAACTCCATTCAGCACACGCTGCCGGAAGAGACGACGCAAGGTGAGCTTCTGAAGCTGGTTGGCGAACTGAACGCCGACGCCTCCATTCACGGCATTCTGGTGCAGCTTCCCCTGCCGAAGCATTTCAATTCCGATGAGATCATCCAGTCTATTCTGCCCGAGAAGGATGTGGATGGCCTGAGCGTGTTGAACGCCGGCAAGCTGGCGACGGGCGATCTCGCCACCGGGCTTATTTCCTGCACGCCGGCCGGCGCCATGCTTCTGGTGCGCAGCATTCACGGCGATGATCTTTCCGGCCTCAATGCCGTGGTCATCGGCCGTTCCAACCTGTTCGGCAAGCCCATGGGCCAGCTTCTGCTTAATGCCAATGCCACCGTCACCATGGCGCATTCGCGCACCAAAGATCTCGCCACCGTCTGCAAGACGGCCGATATTCTCGTCGCGGCCGTCGGTCGCGCGGCAATGGTCAAGGGCGACTGGGTGAAGCCGGGCGCAACCGTCATCGATGTCGGCATCAACCGTATTCCTGCTCCCGAAAAGGGCGAAGGTAAGTCCAAGCTGGTCGGCGATGTCGCCTTCGACGAGGCAAGCGCCGTGGCCGCCGCCATCTCGCCGGTGCCCGGCGGTGTCGGTCCGATGACGATCGCCATGCTGATGGCCAACACCGTCATCGCCGCCTATCGCAAGCTTGGCCGGACGGCTCCGAAGTTTTAAGCCTGACGCGTTCGATCGAACTCTACGGCATAGGAATTTCTGTGCGCTGGCCCTCACTACCGTCATCCCGGCCTTGAGCCGGAATCCAGCCGACGCGCGTCTGCGCGGCGAGACGACTCTTTTCAGCCCAAGGACTTGGGCTGGCTGGATACCGGCTCAAGGCCGGTATGACGGGCGGGGGATGAAGGCCGGCTGCTACGCTTTCGGAGCCGGTCCCGTCGAAGCGCGTACCACAAGCTCCGCCTTCCAGAGCTCCTGATGGGGCTCCATCTGCTCGAACTTGATCCGGTTGATCAGGCGCTGGCCGACGCGCACGCCCGCCGCCCTTAGCGACGAGCGTGTGGTCGTCAGCGGCACGGAAAAATTATCCGGCTTCAGTAGCGGCAGCACGTCGTCATGGGCGATAAGCGAAATGTCCTTGCCGGGTTTTAACCCCCGCTGGTTCATCGAGCGGATCGCGCCCAGCGCAAGCGCGGTACTGGCGCAGAGAATGGCGGTCGGCTTTTCCGGTTGAGACAGCAGCGCCTCCATGCCGAGATAACCCTCCTCGTCCGTCATGCTGCTGTGCCGCTTATTGGCCGGGTGCAGGGCGAGGCCGCTTGCATCCAGTGCCTTCTCCACCCCGAGACAGCGCCGATAGGTAAAGTCGTAGCCCTCCGGGCCGTTCAAAAGCCCGATGCGCTTATGGCCGAGCTGGAGGAGAAGCTGGGTCGCATCACGAAACGCGCCCTCATTGTCCACATCGAGATAGGGATAAGTCTCCTCCACGCCGACAGATCTGCCATGCACGAGGAAGGGCAGGGAGAGCGACTGCATCATGGCAATGCGCGCATCGTTCTTTTTCATATAGGCGAGATAGATGCCATCAACGCTGCCGCTTGCGGCGAGCCCACGCAGGGCTTCACGTTCTTTCTCCGGTTCCGTCGGCATGATGACGAGATGAAAACCGCTGCGTGAGGCTTCTTCGCCGAGACCGCTTAAGAATTCGCCGAAATGCACATCGGAACGGTGGTGCTCGCCAATCGGCATGACGAGTCCGATGGAGCCGACCTTGCCGGTTGCCAGCCGCTGCGCCGCCGCGTTCGGGCGATATCCCGTCTTCTCGGCGGCCTCCATGACGCGGCGGCGCGTCTCCGCGCTCACCTCCGGGTAGCCGTTGAGCGCCCTGCTGATGGTGGTCTGCGAAATGCCCAGCAGTTGCGACAACTGTTTCAGGTTCATGTCTTGAATTTCCTCCATGCACGCGCTTCAGGAGCCGGCAAAGCCTCTCCTCATATTCCCAAAGCGCTTTAGATTTTTACCAGCCTCCGCTGCTTTTCTCAATCGAAAACGATAGCCGCCTTCCTAAATAAATATGACTATTCACGCGGTGCGGCAACGTTTCCTCGGAAACAGCCTCTTGACTCCATCTTGATGACAATGAGATGAATAGACAGCCAAAGCGCTTTGATTGAGAGAGGACGCTTTGAGCCTTTTATGTGATGGGAGGTAAATCACATGCGGAAGACTCTTTTGGCGACGGCGGCCTCAATGGTGCTGCTGTCGGGTGCGGCCTTTGCCGCTGACCTGAAATTCGCGCCTGGCCAGGATGCCAAGTTCAACTGGAAAAGCTACGAGGACTTCAAGGCGGCCCATGCCGACCTGAAAGGTCAGACGCTGACGATTTTCGGGCCCTGGCGCGGCGAGGACGAGGCGCTGTTTCAGTCGGTGCTTGCCTATTTCGCTGACGCGACCGGCGTGAACGTCCGTTATTCCTCGTCGGAAAATTACGAGCAGCAGATCGTCATCGATACGCAGGCGGGTTCGCCGCCCAATATCGCCATCCTGCCGCAGCCCGGCCTTCTGGCCGATCTCGCGGCCAAGGGCTTCCTCGTGCCGCTCGGTGATGAGACCGCCAATTGGGTCAAGGAAAATTACGGCGCGGGCCAGTCCTGGGTCGATCTCGGCAGCTACAAGGGCAAGGACGGTAACAAGGCTTACTTTGCGTTCCCCTTCAAGGCCGATGTGAAGTCGCTCGTCTGGTATGTGCCTGAGAACTTCGAGGAAGCGGGCTATAAAGTGCCCGAGAGCATGGAAGACCTGTTCAAGCTGACCGACCAGATCGTAGCCGATGGCGGCACGCCCTGGTGCATCGGCCTCGGCTCTGGCG
The Agrobacterium cucumeris DNA segment above includes these coding regions:
- the folD gene encoding bifunctional methylenetetrahydrofolate dehydrogenase/methenyltetrahydrofolate cyclohydrolase FolD; the protein is MAVVIDGKAKAASVTEAVRISAEALEAERGVKPGLAVVIVGNDPASHAYVNSKSKMAKQCGFNSIQHTLPEETTQGELLKLVGELNADASIHGILVQLPLPKHFNSDEIIQSILPEKDVDGLSVLNAGKLATGDLATGLISCTPAGAMLLVRSIHGDDLSGLNAVVIGRSNLFGKPMGQLLLNANATVTMAHSRTKDLATVCKTADILVAAVGRAAMVKGDWVKPGATVIDVGINRIPAPEKGEGKSKLVGDVAFDEASAVAAAISPVPGGVGPMTIAMLMANTVIAAYRKLGRTAPKF
- a CDS encoding LacI family DNA-binding transcriptional regulator; its protein translation is MNLKQLSQLLGISQTTISRALNGYPEVSAETRRRVMEAAEKTGYRPNAAAQRLATGKVGSIGLVMPIGEHHRSDVHFGEFLSGLGEEASRSGFHLVIMPTEPEKEREALRGLAASGSVDGIYLAYMKKNDARIAMMQSLSLPFLVHGRSVGVEETYPYLDVDNEGAFRDATQLLLQLGHKRIGLLNGPEGYDFTYRRCLGVEKALDASGLALHPANKRHSSMTDEEGYLGMEALLSQPEKPTAILCASTALALGAIRSMNQRGLKPGKDISLIAHDDVLPLLKPDNFSVPLTTTRSSLRAAGVRVGQRLINRIKFEQMEPHQELWKAELVVRASTGPAPKA